The region aacccagaaattttcccagtTTTATAAATGTCTTATTAATAGATTATGTTTTGGGTTCACTCATGGAGCCTAAACCCAAACCTATTTCCTATTAtcatttagaaatagcctaacagTACCAAACAATGAACATTGTTGAGAACAAAAATCTCATTGGATAATgaagaacacaaaaaaaaaaaaaaaaaaaaaacttttcaaaccagGGGATAAAATACTTACACTAAATATGTTCATTTCAGAGAGGATGTAAATACGGCCAGGGGAAGCTCTTGGAAAGCTTCTGAAGGTCTGGGTCACGATGAAAGTTTTGGGAattctgaagaagaagaaaaagaaaggaaactGGAGAATCTTaatacaaaggtggtgaggtttgaggactgatcaccctatttatacttAAACCACggaaattaatttgggccatctgattgggttagctcaagatccaagggccaagattaattAGACTagatggcggcaaaaagttgacaaggcAATTATTTTAGTCCTTGAAACctgaacagacgccaatcgcagaaggccacgtgtccagtacttgagtagtaAGCAGGCACGATTTCGTttgacagaagtctaaaagcccctgcAGCGTATGTCAGAGAGTGATGACATCAAacacgagtaggagcttgggggaaaatgttgtaccctaattttagcacgagttcattcactctgctcgggtacagctggcaggtaaatacgtgaaaaaataaccaagtagaatatcttattattaaccatgtgagcagctcgagattcATAATGGCCAGATCTAATGTTAGGCGTCCTGGACTTATTACGAGCTGGGGGTCAGATAACTATCAAACACAAGCTCGAGTCAGATAAGTTGTCAAGCTTGAGCTCATATGAGATATTCAGCTAGTGAGGACCTAGATataatgcatactgaaggatcccaagagattcggggattctttatacgctcattaatgaccaagCCGCATTGTATCTATGTCATTTATTACCTGAGATAGCAGGAATgtgtttattatgttatcaaatcatatcccaatgtaaatgggaataatctgtattgaTTATATACCATATGTGTAGTCACGCGGTTTGTTTAcatagttacccaaacctgtcaatggaattcccctataaatactgggaatattggacaggaaaggggaccattattcggtattaccgaaactctgccaaaatagagagagaaacagtaataatattgactcgtggactaggattattttaaccactgaaccacgtaaaagttttgtGCCTTTGAGTGAATTCTGGGTATTTCGTTAcggtttattattaagcactaatctacccattttattcTTAATATATCGTTGGCGAAAAATTGTGTCAACAAGGACCTATGTGAGTCATAAAGCAAAGGTTGGGGATCTAATTGCTACCAAATAAAAGTTTGAGACCTAAGTAATACAATTGGTAAAGTATGGGAACTCCAAGTGCTATTTACTCTTAAGGTTTAATTTTACACACCTTTTTGGAATGGGAAATTTCACTATCTATTCATGATAGTGTGTCATATTTCATTTTAATAATAGGACTATTCACATTTTCAATTTTGTGCTAAACTTTCAGCAAGTACCCATAATACCCCTCTCATTatatcaagaacaccaaaacattctccctctctctctccctctctctctctcttacaaaACCATCACCAAAACCCATGATTTCTGCCTAATTTCTTGCTGAAACTGTTGTTAGCCATCTCTATTATCTCTGTAAAGATCACAATATCAAATGCAACATCCAGTTTGAGggattttggaggagaaaaaccatgggtaagaagatttctctttttttttttgtgttaggTATTGTTTCTTTACTTTTTTGTTTACCATTTCAAAAAGATATGAGCCCATATTGGTGTGTTTTTTGTGTTTGTTAGAGAGATTTCGCGATATGCGTTTTTCTAGGTTTTCTGCGTTTTCTGCAACATGTTTGCTCGAAAGGAGCTTGATAAGAGCTCGATAGGTATAGAATTAATTTCACGATGGTGCTCGATAGGAACTCGATATGGGTTCGATTGAACCCTAGACTATTTGGTTTAGTAGTTTCTCGATAAGTGCTCGATGGGAGCTTGATAGGGGATTGATAATATGTAGATGGTGTAGGTTCTGTTAAGTTCTCGATGCTGCTCGATTGTGGCTCAATATATGGTGCTCGATAGGGGCTCGATAAAATTGTTTGTTAAGGTTATGTTCGGTTTAAGAACTTGTTGCTCGATTTAGGATCGATGGAAGCTTGATAGAGCTCAATGTAGGTTCGATTACAgctcgatagaagctcgatataattctttttaaaatctaaaaaaaattctatttttttaacaattttttttgttttttttttcatcacatgttccattatttatgtttttgtagcttacaatggtgtttgggaaataGAAGGGGGGAAGTGGATTTTTAAGGATGCTCAATGCACAGTGATACTGATGGAGAATGACATAatgtacttgcaacttcttgaaatattgcacaaggaacttcgtgttgataaaaagatgtatgggttgaaattggaggttcttTACACATGCagcgaccaaccgtttacactcgttcatgttgaaagtgatcttggtgtctgtgcattcttaggagtaacagCGAAAGAAAGGATttccttgtgtgtcactcctatTAAGAAGATTTTCATTTCAGATCCATATTCAACTCCCAGACCCAGTGTTAATAAATTTCGTAGtgaggtgggcacttttgttccagaGTGAGATCTTATGGGTGGACCTGTGGGTACAGTTGGTGTTGAACTTGTGGGTATTGTTGTACCTGAGGGAGATCCTGGTGGAGGTCCTATTGGCAACCTGAGGGATAACTAGTATGAATACAACCCCTATGTTAATGACTGTAAAGTAGCTGAATTTATTGATGGGTCAGGATACGATTCAGAGGCATATTATAGTGAAGAAGTGCCGATTGATAGGTATGATGATTTGCAAGTTGAACAAGTACAAGAATAGGCAGTACACCCTTTTGCACGAGTGAACCTACCAAGTCAAGGACTCTGGACACCTTGGACCAGCTCTAATCATTCTGGTGGAATAGAAGGGAATGTTCCAATATTTTCAACAGAAGATCACGGAAGATGGATTGCTCCCATGTTTACGAAAGAAGATACTATGGCCTCTGCTCGACCACATACTTCTTATTCTGGTGCATCGTTTGGAGAAATACACCTTGGGAATacttttgagaacaagatggattTGAAAACTAAAGCGGCTCTCTTAACAATGaggaataattttgattttttggtGAAGAAGTCTGGTTCTAATGTATGGTATATCACCTGTAAGGATCCTGACTGTGGGTTGAGATTAATAGGGAAAAAAGTAGTGTGGTTTTCCATGTTTAAGATCACGGTTTGCAATAGTGTACATACATGCTCACTAGAAGTTCGATAGAAAGACCACCATCAAGCAGCACCTtgggtcattgggcaccttatcaagaacaaatatgctactgatggcactagctacatggaaaacaacataaaggaggatatgaagaaatgttttgggatcgatatgagttgtATGAAGccatggagatgtagagagaaggcactcaGTTATGTCAGGGGACATATGAAGAAtcctactccaagttaccttcgtTCCTGCACAtactgcagcaaaagaatccagatACAATGACCAATTTTGTCACATAGGATCGTCACTTTATTTACTACTTCTTCTCacttggagtttgtagaaggggtttacatcatgtcgtcctatgatatgtgtggatggcactTTCTTAAAAATgaggtatggtggccacatgctatgtGTTGTTGCATTGGATACGAATagccacatttatccaattgcgttcATGTTGGGGGACAGTGAGAATCACAATTCTTGGAAGTACTTCATGAttaaattgaaggaagccattggagttgttgataatctggcTTTTGTATCAGATAgacatgctagcattattcatgctcttgaggttgtctttcctgatgcctaccacgatCCATGCTACCATCATagaagtatgaatgtaatcgctaagttcaagactggTCATTGTCACACAGAGATATGCAATGCGACATATGCATTttggaagtcaaaatttcacaggttctttaacaatataaagcaaatggatcctacAATAGTTCAATATCTtgagggtattggcttcgataagtggactcgtgctaACTTTTCTGGGAAtcgatacaatataatgacaagcaactacgccaAAAGCTTCAACAACAAATTCAGAGatgcaagaaccttcccagtcactacttttgtggagtTCATTCatttcacaattcagtcatggtttcCTGGGCACCATCatgaggtagagaagtgcacatccaaattatCACCACTAATGGAGAAATATTTGGAAGATATTGCAGCTGATGCAAAGTACTTGAAATTCCACATTCTTGGACAATtagaatttcatgtggtagatcCAAATGGTGATGGCATGTTTCAGATTATAGGGATACCTTGTGATCATGCAGTTGCTGTAGCCATCGATCGCGGTGTTAACTTTTACTCACTGTACTCCCCATTCTACACTACTAAGATGTTGATGGGGTCGTATAAAGAAACAATTTATCCAACTGGCAACGAGGATGAGTGGATAGTTCCCAAAGACATAAAGAATATGGAAGTTGGGGTACCCGTTGAGAAACCACCAATTGGTCGCCCGAAGAAGAGAAAGGTAGGAAGAAAGAAGACAAAATGTTGTCCATCGACAGGCGAAGTGTTGTGAAAAGAGCGTAAATGTAttatgtgtggtggtcttggccacaataGGACTTCATGCAAAGCTAAACAATAAACTATTTGTATCAATTTGGACGCATTTTTATTATTAACTTTGCTTGGTTTCccttgatttttctattttttttttcaaattctgtATAGCTCGATATAAACTCGATATGTTTTTATTATAGCTTGATATAGGCTTGATAGCAGCTTAATAACTGCTTGATGACAAACTTGTTAAAATGAATTTTAAACTTGATTGTTTTCTTAGTTCGATGGCTACTCGATATGAGCTGGACTGATGCTCAATAATAGcctattaaaataaatttaaagtcAAATATATATGTTTCTTGATAACAACTCGATAGAGCTCAATAACAACTCGATTATACCTTTACAATAGTTATATTTCTATAGATATCACAAAAAAATCCAAAACACAAACAAAAGATGTAAAGAacatgtatatatacaatcatcataAAAAATGAAGAGTCTATAATAATTCCTCTTATAAAATAtgtcaaataaaaaaaacaaaatatacatgTATCTAATGGTGTGGAAGCCAGTCAAAGTTGCACATTCTAATACCACAAGTCTGTCGTCCACTTGTTCTTGAACAACTCTATATTTTCATCGCAAATGGTTTCCAATGGAAGGTCGGACATGAGATGCTCAATATACttgatagcatacacaccacaattTCCACCGTAAAAaacatataaacattaaatgtaTAGTACTAAAAATTTCCTTAGAAACTAATATTGTATAAAGATGATGTTATTTACCTTCTCTTGGACTGAGTGAGCTCGTGTCTCTGCAGGCGGCGCCATATAAACTGATGTGGCTTCTTTCCTGATGCAAGGATCTTTAACATCAAGCTATCCTTGAACAGTTTACTTTGCAGCAATAGAGAAGGAAACAACATGCACTGTGGCTTCATAATTTCCTCCATCTATGCGTCATTAATAACCAAGATGTCTGCATCATA is a window of Humulus lupulus chromosome 4, drHumLupu1.1, whole genome shotgun sequence DNA encoding:
- the LOC133832716 gene encoding uncharacterized protein LOC133832716 → MDPTIVQYLEGIGFDKWTRANFSGNRYNIMTSNYAKSFNNKFRDARTFPVTTFVEFIHFTIQSWFPGHHHEVEKCTSKLSPLMEKYLEDIAADAKYLKFHILGQLEFHVVDPNGDGMFQIIGIPCDHAVAVAIDRGVNFYSLYSPFYTTKMLMGSYKETIYPTGNEDEWIVPKDIKNMEVGVPVEKPPIGRPKKRKVGRKKTKCCPSTGEVL